The Chitinophaga pinensis DSM 2588 region TGTAGAGTTCTTCTTTGGCAAACTTCGCATTCTTGCGCAGGGTGCCGGTTTCAAGAAAGTAGCTCAGCGCAGGGTCGTTGCTGATAAAGGAGCGAAAGGCTTTCTCCTGTTCGGAGATAGTTGCGCCCGGGGATAGTTCGTATTTCATGGGTTTAGGTATATATAGCGCTTAACAGTTGCTGTGTGATAGGGTCGGGATATTGTCCGGAGTGCAATATACGCCAAATATTAAATATGTAAAAATATGTAATGTCTGGACATTATGTAAAAACGCGAATGAGGTTTACCCATTCGCGTTAGCAAGAACTTGTATAACAATAAGTTAATTCGTCTTTAATTTATCTTTAAATACTTTTTTGAATTTGGCCAGTTTGGGTTGTATAACGAAATGGCAATATGGCTGGGAGCCATTTTCGTTATAATAGTTCTGGTGATAGTCCTCCGCTTTAAAAAAATCCGTCAGGGGGGCTATTTCAGTGACTACCGGTTTATCATATGCGCCGGATGCATCCAGTTTCTGTTTATACAATTCGGCCAGTTTGTGCTGATCCTCATTGTGATAGAAGATAACGGAACGGTATTGCGTTCCGACATCATTTCCCTGCCGGTTTAGCTGGGTCGGGTCATGGCTTTGCCAGAAAGCCTGTAATAGCTCGTCATAGGAGATCTTTACCGGATCGTAGGTCACCTGTATGACTTCTGCATGGCCGGTAGTACCGGTTGACACGTCTTCATAACCGGGATTGGCAACGGTGCCGCCTGCATAACCCGATTCCACACTGATCACCCCATCCAGGTACTGAAACTGTGCCTCTGTACACCAGAAACATCCGCCGCCAAAGGTGGCTTTAGCTGCTTTTATGTTATTGCTGATTGCCATATCGTCTGGTACTTTATCCTTTGATTTTTCACCCTGTCCGCAGGCACAAATAGTTAGTGCCAGTAAACAGCTTAATATTGAGTATCTTCGCATGATTTTTAAATGTTGAAAGTAGCATTTTGCGGTCAGGGCTCAGATACCCGGAGCCAGTTAAATTACGACAAGATTAACGGAATAAACCAGCAAGTTAAGTAACTTTAACATTCCTTTTGCCGGCCCGTAGAAGGTTCGGAACGGCATCAGCCAATTTTAACCGTCTGTAAACAAAGGGTTTACAGGCTTTGTATGGATAAGTAAGATGAAATATTTTCCCGATTCAGCACTGGTACAGCTGGAATTTGACAAGGTACAGGCTTTGTTAAAAGAGCATTGTAAAACGGAGCTGGGCAAACAAATGGCAGATGAACTGCGTTTGCACACCCACATTGATTATGTAAAAACGGCCCTGCAACAGGCCCATGAATACAAGCAGCTGACTTTGCTGCAGGAACACTTTCCCAACGATTATGTACTGAACCTGAAAAATGAACTGCGTTTGCTGAGCATCCAGGGTGCTGTACTGAGCGAAGAACAGATTATGCAGTTGCGTAAGCTGGCGGAAAGTATGCACAGCATTGTACGTTTCTTTGATCACGACAGGCGTGTCACTTATGCAGGACTGTTCAGCGTGATTACTCATACCCACTATGAGAAGAAAATCACCGCGCTCATCGACGAAGTACTTGATGAGCATGGAGAAGTACGCGACAACGCCACCCCTGAACTGGCTAAAATCCGTATGAACCTGTTCCGTAAAAGGAACGAACTACGCCGCGCATTTGAGCGCTGTCTTAGTAAACTTAGTAAACTTGGCTACCTCGCCGATACGGAA contains the following coding sequences:
- the msrA gene encoding peptide-methionine (S)-S-oxide reductase MsrA, with product MAISNNIKAAKATFGGGCFWCTEAQFQYLDGVISVESGYAGGTVANPGYEDVSTGTTGHAEVIQVTYDPVKISYDELLQAFWQSHDPTQLNRQGNDVGTQYRSVIFYHNEDQHKLAELYKQKLDASGAYDKPVVTEIAPLTDFFKAEDYHQNYYNENGSQPYCHFVIQPKLAKFKKVFKDKLKTN